From Archaeoglobus sulfaticallidus PM70-1:
TCCTCCCTTACGATCTTTGGCTCTTTAACCATCTCCTCAGCCTTAACAGTCATCTCCTCCATGTCCTTGTATACAACATCATGGATCTTGGTTGGTTTCAGTGCATTCCCGGGACATGAGTCTACGCAGAAGTGGCAGAATATGCACTTAGCATAATCTATGGAGGGATAGTATCTGTTATTCTTTGCAAGCTCCATGGTTATGGCATTTGCTGGGCAGATGAAGGAGCATCTGAAGCAGCTTATGCAGTTCTCTGGCTGAAACAGTATGTATCCTCTGAAATTATCCGGGAGCTTTCTCCTCTCCCTTGGATATTCTATGGTTATTGTTCCTGGCTTTATGGCTTCCTTTGCCCCTGTAATTAAAGCTGAGATGTGGAGTTTGATGTTCTCAACCGTATCCAGTTTTGGAAGGTTGATCCTTATCATCTC
This genomic window contains:
- a CDS encoding 4Fe-4S binding protein, which produces MIRINLPKLDTVENIKLHISALITGAKEAIKPGTITIEYPRERRKLPDNFRGYILFQPENCISCFRCSFICPANAITMELAKNNRYYPSIDYAKCIFCHFCVDSCPGNALKPTKIHDVVYKDMEEMTVKAEEMVKEPKIVREDEFTVEYVFEDDIEMVKVKGRDYLVPEIRPFEKIREYSSCKDPKSCLACRICVNSCPSEAIEVKEEEGKRTLRIDKDKCTGCGICVKECPVQILELVRE